Genomic segment of Arthrobacter antioxidans:
ATCCTGCTCGGGGGAGCCCCCGCCGGGGCATCCCTGCGGTCACTCGCCCGCAGCCAGGACCTGAAGATCGTCGAGACCTACGGCATGAGCGAGACCTGCGGCGGGTGCGTCTACGACGGCACACCGCTCGACGGCGTCGAGCTCCGCTCCGTGGACGGCCGGCTGCGCATCGGCGGCCCCGTTCTCGCGGACGGCTACCTCGACGCGCCCGGGCTCACCGAGGAGAAGTTCGTCTTCAACTCCGGGCAGCGCTGGTTCGTGACCGACGACGCCGGGGAGGTGGCGACGGACGGTTCCGCGACCGTGCACGGCCGGCTCGACGACGTCATCATCACCGGGGCGCTCAAGGTCTCGGCGACGAGGGTCTCCGACGTCATCCAGGCGCTGCCCGGCGTCGAACAGGCCATGGTGCTCGGGATCCGCAGCGAGGAGTGGGGCACGGCGGTCGCCGCGGCGATCGTGGGTGACGTCGACGCCGACGTCGTCCGGCAGGCGGTGCACGTGGAACTGGGCGCGCACGCCGTCCCCAAGGCCATCGTGACGCTCGACGCCCTTCCCCTGCTGCCGGGCGGCAAGCCCGACCGCCGGACCATCCACACGCTCCTCGAACGCGCCTAGCCGTTCGACGGAGATCCCGCATCGACGCACCCGACCTGAAGGACTGACCCGTGGCGACTGCCGCCCAGTGGCTCGAAGGAGCCCGCCCCCGCACGCTGCCGATGGCGTTCGCCCCCGTGATCGTCGGAAGTGCTGCCGCCGTCGGGCTCGGATCCTTCAAGCCCCTCCACGCGCTGCTCGCGTTGATCGTCTCGGTGCTCCTGCAGGTCGGCGTGAACTACGCCAACGACTACTCCGACGGCATCCGCGGGACGGACGACGTCCGGGTGGGACCGCTGCGCCTGACCGGCTCGGGGGCAGCGCAGCCCCGGCACGTGAAGCTCGCCGCCTTCGCCTGCTTCGGCCTGGCCATGGTGGCGGGGCTGGTCCTGATCCTGCTGTCGCAGGCCTCGTGGATCCTGCTGCTCGTCGGCGTGGGCTGCATCGCGGCCGCCTGGGGCTATACGGGCGGCAAGAACCCGTACGGGTACCGCGGGCTGGGCGATGTGTTCGTCTTCGTGTTCTTCGGGCTGGTCGCCACCCTCGGCACCACGTTCACGCAGGCGGGCCAGCTCAGCGCCGCGGCGTGGATCGGTGCGGTGAGCACGGGACTGATCGCCATGGCACTGCTGATGGCCAACAACGTCCGCGACATCCCGACCGACACCGCCGTGGGGAAGAAGACCCTGGCCGTGAGGCTCGGCGACACCGCCGCGCGGATCAGCTACGTGGTGATGCTCGCCGCCGCCGTCCTGCTGCCGCTGTTCCTGATCGGCGAGTATCCGTGGATGCTGCTCGTCCTGCTGCTCGTCCCGGCCTGCCTCGTGCCGAGCCGGCTGATGCTCACCGGCACCCGGCGCACGAGCCTGATCCCCGTCCTCAAGCAGACGGGGCTGATCAACCTGGCGTTCAGCATCCTGTTCGCGGCGGGCATCGTGATCACGCGGGCCCTCGGCTAGCAGTGCTCCCGACGGCTACCGGCCGGCCGTGACCACAGGGGTCCAGCGACCGGGCGCCTGCATGCGGCCGTCCGGTCCGCAGCCGCCTTCTGCTCGCCGCTCACGGTACGGCGCTCCTGCTTCGAGCGGCTGCTGCGACGCCGGGATGCGCCTCAGGCGGCGTCGCGGCGCGGCTTGCGGTCGGCGTTGACGGGCATGTTGGGGTCGAGGGCGTCCTCGGCGGCGGCGTCGTCGAGCTCGACGGCGGTCCGGACCGGAGGGGCGCCCGGGGCCATGCGGCGCTGCAGGGTGGCCGCGGCGGCATCGCGGAGATCCCGGGCGAACAGGTAGGTCACGCACCAGGCGAGGATGGCGGCCACGACCGCCGAGAGGAAGAGCCCGAGGCCCAGCAGTACGCACGCCACGTAGAAGACGACGATCAGGAGCAGTCGGAGGGCGGTGAATTTGAGGAAGGCCACTCTCCAAGTTTACTCGCCTACAATTGGCGCATGCCCCGCCTCCTGCTGTTCGCCGCGATCCTCGGAGTCGCCGTCATCATCTACGCGCTGATCGACTGCGTCATGAGCCGAAAACACGAAGTGCGGAGCATCTCGAAGACCGCGTGGTTCATCACCATCCTGATCCTGCCGCTCATCGGCGCGGGGATGTGGTTCCTCCTCGGCCGCCCACGCAGCGAGCGGCCCCCGGGCCCGCGCCGCCCGGCACCCCGCCAGCCGACCGCCCCGGACGACGATCCCGCCTTCCTGCAGAACCTCGAGACCCAGCGGTGGCAGCAGGCCCGCGAGCAGGAGAGGCGCCGTCGCGAGCAGGAGCAGAAGGAGCGCGAGGCGAAGGCCCGCGACGACGGGAAGAACGAGCCGGCGCAGGACGACAAGCACGACGGCGACGGCAACGACGACGCCGGGCCCGGCCCCACGGGAGCTCACCAGCCCTGACGGGCGTGCCGTGCGGTGGTGGTCGCGACGTCACCCTCACCACGCCTGCTCCCACCGTACGAGGCTGCGGAGCGGGAATGCCCGGACCCTCCCACTCCGTGACGGCGCAGACCGGGACGTAGCGCCACGACACCCGACCAGCATCCGGACACGAGAGAGCCCCGCAGCAGGAGCTGCGGGGCTCTTCCGTGTCCGGGGGCCTCAGGCGGCTCCCGGAGCTGGAGTCGTCAGACCCCCGAGTAGCTGTGGAGGCCCGAGAAGTAGATGTTCACGATCGTGAAGTTGAAGACGATGCAGAGGTAGCCGACGATCGAGAGCCATGCGGCGCGCGTCCCCGTCCAGCCGCGCGTTGCGCGGGCGTGCAGGTAGCCCGCGTAGACGGTCCAGATCACGAAGGTCCAGACCTCCTTGGTGTCCCAGCCCCAGTACCGGCCCCAGGCCTGTTCGGCCCAGATGGCACCGGCCATGAGGGTGAAGGTCCAGCCCACGAACGCGATGGCGTTGAGGCGGTAGGCGAGGTTCTCGAGGCTCAGCGCGGAGGGCACCAGGCGCAGGAACTTCGCGGTGTCCGCCTTGCCCGCGAGGAGCTTGGCCTCCCGCGAGGACTGGAGGAGCTGCAGCACCGACATCGCGAACGTGATGGTGAACAGTGCGGAGGAGGCCACTGCGATGGAGACGTGCACGATCAGCCAGTAGCTCTGCAGCGCGGGGATGAGCCGCGCGACGGGCGTGGGGAAGCCGACGGTGGCTGCGCACAGCATGACGACGACGAGCCCGACCACGAAGGACCCGACGAAGCGGAGGTCCTTGCGGGTGAGCGTGATCAGGAAGATCGCGGCGACGAGGAACGCACCCGTGGTGCAGAACTCGTACATGTTGCCCCACGGCACGCGGTTCGCCGCGATGCCGCGGGTGACGACGGCGGCACCGTGGATGACGGCGGCGAGGACCGTCAGCGCGACGGCGATGCGCGCGGCGCCACGCCGCGGACCGGAACCGTAGTCCATGGAGTCGTCGGCCGTGGCGGGAGCGGTCGGCGCGGCGTCCGACGTCGAGCCCCCGCGCGCACCGACGCCGGCGAGGGCGGGGGTGGCCTTCTCCTGGGCGAGCCGGGTCTCGAGCGAGCCGATGGTCGTGCTCGAGCGCACGAGGTCGAGCACGAAGAAGATCAGGGCCGCCACGTAGGCGATGGAGGCCAGCAGCATGAAGAGCTCACTGACCTGCCCGAGCTCTGCGTTGACTGGTTGTGGCATCAGTTGTCCTTTGAGTTGTGGTGCGACTGCCCCGTGCCTGCTGCCGACGACGCGGCCTCCGGCACCTTGTTTTCTCCCGTGCCGCCGCCCGGCACCGACCAGCGGTCCGTGAGCAGCTTCTCGACGGTCTGGCCCTCCGCGGGCAGCCGGTGGTCCTCGCCCCGCGCGAGCAGCCCGTACTCGACCATGAGGCGGCCGTCGGGGTGCTGCCCGGTGCGGACCCAGAGCCTGCGGCGTCCGATGAACAGCGACGCCGTCAGGCCGAGCAGCGCGAGCGTCGAGAAGACGAGCGCGCCGACCTCCCCGGGGTCGTGGTGGATGTCGAGGGCCGCGTACCGCTTCAGCCCGTCGAACGTGATCGACCCCTTGCCCTCGGGCAGGTCGTAGGTCTGGCCCACGCTGAGTACGATCCCGCCGTCGTCGCTGGTGCGGCTGTTCAGCTCCGTCAGGTTCTCGGTGTCCAGGACGTACACGTTCTCCGGTGTGCCGTCGTCGAGCCCGAGGTCCCCGTAGTAGGAGTTGAGGTTGAGCTGCGGGTTGAAGGGGTCCGGGTCCCGGGAGAAGGACACACCCTGCTCGTCCACGAACGCCGTGGGGAGGAAGAATCCCACGAACCCGAGCTGGTCCGGCTTGGCGTCCGGGGCCTTGATGACGATCAGCGACGTGTAGAGGCCGTCCGACGGCACCGAGACGACGGGCCCCTCCGAGGCGATGTTGCCCTCGCCGTCGCGGACCGTCACCACCGGCGCGTAGCCGTTGCCCACGAGGTACACGTTCGTCCCGCCGATCGTGATCGGCGCGTTGACCTTGAGGACCTGGGACTCCTCGGCCGCACCGGGGCCGTCCTGCGTGGTCACCTCGGCGGTGAAGTCCAGCGGCTGGCCGTAGTGGCTCTCCTGGTCGCGGTCGAAGCGGACGTCGAAGGAGTCCAGCCGGAGGGAGTAAGGCTCGAGCCGGTCGTCGGAGAAGTTGGAGCCCGGGTTGAAGGAGTCGTAGCCGATCAGGGTGTTGACGAAGCTGTCGCCCTCGACCACGACCTTCTGGCCGTTGTAGCCGAACAGCCCTCCGACGGCCACCGAGACCAGGACCCCGATGAGGGAGGTGTGGAACACGAGGTTGCCGAGTTCCTTGGCCAGTCCGCGTTCGGCACCCACCGAGGGGCGGTCGGTGTCGGCGTCCCGCACGTCCACGCGGTAGCCGCGCTTCCGGAGGATGGCCGCGGCCTGCTCGGCGGCGATGGCGGGGGTGAGCCCCGACCCGCGGGCCTGGTCCGACGGCACCTCGAGCGTGCCGTGGACGGGCAGGCGCGAGAGCCGCTTCGGCGTGCGCGGCGGCGTGGAGCGCACCGCCCTGAAGTGCGCGATCGCGCGGGGGATCACGCAGCCGATGAGGGAGACGAACAGCAGGAGGTAGATGGCGGAGAACCAGACCGACGAGTAGACGTCGAAGAGCTGGAACCAGTCGAGGACGGGGCCCGTGTCCGGGTTGTCCTGGATGTACTGCGTGACGATGGCGGGATTGGCCGGGCGCTGCGGGAACAGCGAGCCGGGAACCGCGGCGACGGCGAGCAGCAGGAGCAGGAAGAGTGCGGTGCGCATGCTCGTGAGCTGCGTCCAGGCCCACCGGAGGGTCCCGAGGAACCCGAGGGAGGGCAGGACGACGTCGGACCGGGCCGCGGAGGTGCCCGGCCTGTCCCTCGCGTCCTGTGTGACGTCCTGCTTCACTGTGGGCCTTCCATCAAGTCGATTCGATTCCGTGCCGTGCGCGTCCGCCGATCAGATCGGGAGGACGACGTTGCCGATCAGCAGATCCTGCAACTGGGTGATCCAGAGGTTCCAGACGCCCGTGACCATGAGGACGCCCACGAGCACCAGGAGCCCTCCCCCGGAGCGCTGCAGCAGGAGCCGGTGCTTCCGGAAGAACGCGAGCGCGCCCATGCCGCGCCGCACGCCGAGTGCGATCAGCAGGAACGGCAGACCGAGCCCGAGGCAGTACACGAAGGTGAGCACGGCGCCCTTCAGCGCCGTGGCGTCGTTGCCGGAGATGGCGAGCAGCTGCACCGCGCCCAGGGTGGGCCCGATGCACGGCGCCCAGCCGAGCCCGAAGGTCACCCCCAGCAGCGGAGCGCCCAAAAGCCCCGCCGGGACCCTCGCATGGAGGCGGCTCTCCCGCTGGAACCAGGAGAACCCGCCCATGAAGATGATGCCCAGGAGGATCACGACGACGCCGAGCACCTGGAGGAGCCATCCCTGCGAGACTCGCAGGAAGGCTCCCAGCTGGCCGAAGAGCGTCCCGTAGGCCATGAAGACCACCGAGAAGCCGACGACGAACAGGCCGATCCCGGCGAGCATGCGGCCTTTCCTCTGCTTCTCGAGATCGACGCCGGTCAGTCCCGTCACGTACCCGAGGTAGCCGGGGACCAGGGGCAGGACGCAGGGAGAGACGAAGGAGACGAGACCCGCCAGGAGGGCGACGGGCAACGCCAGGAGCATGGAGCCGTTCAGGACGGCGTCGGCGAAGGCGTTGCCCACGGCGAGCGGCATCGACGCGGCCGGCGGCCCCGTCATCGGCATGCCCGGCCCGGCGCGCTATTCAGCGAGGGCATCGGAGATCAGGGCCTTGAGTGTGCTGCGGTCCGCGAGCCCGAGGATCCGCGCCGAGACGCGCCCCTCGCGGTCCAGCACGATCGTGGTGGGGACAGCCTGCGGCGGGACGTACTGCGTCATGTCCAGCAGCACCCCGCCGTCCTTGTCGGCGAAGCTCTGGTACGGGATGTCGAAGCTGCGCTCGAAGGCTTCCGCCGTGGCCTTCTCGTCGCGGATGTTCACCCCGTAGAACGCGGCGCCCTGCGGCGCATAGTCGTCGTGCAGCGAGACGAGGTCGGGTGCTTCCTCACGGCAGGGAGCACAGGCGGCGTACCAGAAGTTGAGCACGGTGACCTGGCCGTCCCACTCGGCACTCGACACGGAGGTGCCGTCGAACAGGGTGCCGGAGACCTCGACGGGCTCTCCCCTGTCGCCCGCGGCGTACTCGGTGACGGAGCCGTCACCCGCGATGTAGTTCTTGCCGTCCCCCGCCGCGGCCTGCTGCGCCAACGGATCATCCGCCGCGCAGGACGTCAGCGCGAGCGAGACCGGCACGGCGAAGGCCAGCGCCGTACGCAGCGTGAGCAGGCGGCGGCGCGGTGCGGGACGGACGGGTGTGATCACGGCTTCTTCCGTTGATTTCTACGACGTGTAGTAATTCTATTACGCGCCGGGGACATTCGCCGCCTCGGGCAGCAGGTCGGCGCACGGCTCCGCGTAGCGGACGCGCCGGATGGTCTCGCCGTCGAAGTCGAGGGACGTGACGGACGTGAGCGTGCATTCACGCTGGCGCGGGTCGTGCCAGAGCCGGCGGTGCTCGGCGGCGAGCCTCGTCACCCAGATCGGGAGCTGGTGGCTGACGAGGATGGCCTCCGCGGGGCGGCCCTCCCCCCTGTCGGCACCGAGCTCGAGGGCCAGCCGCCGCGCGTCGTGGACTCCCGCCATCATGCGTTCGACCTGCAGGCGGTAGGGCTCGCCCCAGGAGGGGCGGAGGGGATTGACGAGCAGCGGCCAGTTGCGGGGCTGCCGGAGCCGGCTCTTGATCCCGGACATGCCCTCGAAGCGGTTCTCCGCCTCGATGATCCGCTCGTCGGTGGCGATCGCGAGCCCGAGGGTGTCCGCGAGCGGCTGCGCCGTCTCCTGCGCACGGTCGAGCGGCGAGGCCACGAGGTGCACGATGTCGGCGCCGTCGTCGCGCCGTGCCTGGAAGTACCGGGCCATCTGCGCGGCCATCTGACGGCCGAGATCGGAGAGATGGAACTCGGGGAGCCGTCCGTAGAGGACTCCCCCGGGGTTGTGGACCTCACCGTGGCGCACCAGGTGGACGGTTGATCGCTGCATCCTTCCAGTTTCGCGCATGCTGCGTGCGACGGCCAATCGATACTTGCGCGGGAGTTTGTTGAACGTTTTACTGATCCATGGAATAAAACATGCATATGCATGCTTCTACTCCCTGTAAGCATCCGCCAGCCACCCTTCTCAGGAGTTCCTCATGACTGTCCCCTCAGGCCTCACCTCCGGCACCTGGTCCTTCGACCCCTCCCACAGCGAGGTGGGCTTCAGCGTCCGCCACGCAGGCATCAGCAAGGTCCGCGGCTCGTTCAAGGACGTCGACGCCGCACTCACCGTCGGCTCGTCGCTCGAGGACTCGAGCATCTCCGCGACCATCAGCACCGCATCCTTCACCTCCGGCGACGAGAACCGCGACGGCCACGTCAAGGGCGCCGACTTCTTCGACGTCGAGCAGTTCCCCGAGATGACCTTCGTCTCCACCTCCCACGAGGGCTCCGGCGAGACCTATCGGATCAACGGTGACCTCACCATCCGCGGCATCACCAAGCCCGTGACCCTCGACGCCGAGTTCAACGGCGTGGCCGTGGACCCCTTCGGCGCCACCCGCGCCGGCGTCTCGGCCTCCACGAGCATCTCGCGCAAGGACTTCGGCCTCACCTGGAACGCGGCCCTCGAGGCCGGCGGCGTCCTCGTCGGCGACAAGGTGACCATCACCATCGAAGCCGCCTTCGTGGCTCCCGCGGTCGCCACGGTCTGATCCGCCACCCGGGCTACCGCCCGCCCGCAGGCCCCGACGGCCGGCGTCGTCCTCCCGACGACGCCGGCCGTCGGCGTTTCGTCCCGCCTTCGGGGGGAGCCCACGAACTAGGCTGACGGTGACCACATCCACGGGGGCCGCGTCCATGGGGGGCGCCACCGGCCGGATGACCACTCCCTGATCAGCGAAGGACGCGACGATGAGCACACCACAGGACACTCCGAACGGGCAGGACAACGGGCCCGCCTGGAACGCACCGGGAGCGGGCGGCAGCGGCCAGAACCCCTCTGCCCAGCAGTCCCCGTCCCCGAGCTACGCCTACCCGGCATCGGGCGCGCCGGGTCTCACCGAGAAGGGACCGGCGCCGAAGGAGGTCCAGCGGGCGTACTACCTCATCCTCGCTGCGGGCGTCCTCCACTTCCTCTCCTCCGTCGTCGGGGTGACGGAGATCCCCGAGGGCGCCGGATCATCGGTCCAGATGGTGTCCCAGCTGCTGTTCGCGGCCCTCGCCGCCGCGGTCTACGTGGTCCTGGCGATCTTCATCCGCCGGGGTCGCAACTG
This window contains:
- a CDS encoding cytochrome c biogenesis CcdA family protein, which translates into the protein MGNAFADAVLNGSMLLALPVALLAGLVSFVSPCVLPLVPGYLGYVTGLTGVDLEKQRKGRMLAGIGLFVVGFSVVFMAYGTLFGQLGAFLRVSQGWLLQVLGVVVILLGIIFMGGFSWFQRESRLHARVPAGLLGAPLLGVTFGLGWAPCIGPTLGAVQLLAISGNDATALKGAVLTFVYCLGLGLPFLLIALGVRRGMGALAFFRKHRLLLQRSGGGLLVLVGVLMVTGVWNLWITQLQDLLIGNVVLPI
- the resB gene encoding cytochrome c biogenesis protein ResB; protein product: MKQDVTQDARDRPGTSAARSDVVLPSLGFLGTLRWAWTQLTSMRTALFLLLLLAVAAVPGSLFPQRPANPAIVTQYIQDNPDTGPVLDWFQLFDVYSSVWFSAIYLLLFVSLIGCVIPRAIAHFRAVRSTPPRTPKRLSRLPVHGTLEVPSDQARGSGLTPAIAAEQAAAILRKRGYRVDVRDADTDRPSVGAERGLAKELGNLVFHTSLIGVLVSVAVGGLFGYNGQKVVVEGDSFVNTLIGYDSFNPGSNFSDDRLEPYSLRLDSFDVRFDRDQESHYGQPLDFTAEVTTQDGPGAAEESQVLKVNAPITIGGTNVYLVGNGYAPVVTVRDGEGNIASEGPVVSVPSDGLYTSLIVIKAPDAKPDQLGFVGFFLPTAFVDEQGVSFSRDPDPFNPQLNLNSYYGDLGLDDGTPENVYVLDTENLTELNSRTSDDGGIVLSVGQTYDLPEGKGSITFDGLKRYAALDIHHDPGEVGALVFSTLALLGLTASLFIGRRRLWVRTGQHPDGRLMVEYGLLARGEDHRLPAEGQTVEKLLTDRWSVPGGGTGENKVPEAASSAAGTGQSHHNSKDN
- a CDS encoding PLD nuclease N-terminal domain-containing protein; the protein is MPRLLLFAAILGVAVIIYALIDCVMSRKHEVRSISKTAWFITILILPLIGAGMWFLLGRPRSERPPGPRRPAPRQPTAPDDDPAFLQNLETQRWQQAREQERRRREQEQKEREAKARDDGKNEPAQDDKHDGDGNDDAGPGPTGAHQP
- a CDS encoding 1,4-dihydroxy-2-naphthoate polyprenyltransferase encodes the protein MATAAQWLEGARPRTLPMAFAPVIVGSAAAVGLGSFKPLHALLALIVSVLLQVGVNYANDYSDGIRGTDDVRVGPLRLTGSGAAQPRHVKLAAFACFGLAMVAGLVLILLSQASWILLLVGVGCIAAAWGYTGGKNPYGYRGLGDVFVFVFFGLVATLGTTFTQAGQLSAAAWIGAVSTGLIAMALLMANNVRDIPTDTAVGKKTLAVRLGDTAARISYVVMLAAAVLLPLFLIGEYPWMLLVLLLVPACLVPSRLMLTGTRRTSLIPVLKQTGLINLAFSILFAAGIVITRALG
- a CDS encoding histidine phosphatase family protein — encoded protein: MQRSTVHLVRHGEVHNPGGVLYGRLPEFHLSDLGRQMAAQMARYFQARRDDGADIVHLVASPLDRAQETAQPLADTLGLAIATDERIIEAENRFEGMSGIKSRLRQPRNWPLLVNPLRPSWGEPYRLQVERMMAGVHDARRLALELGADRGEGRPAEAILVSHQLPIWVTRLAAEHRRLWHDPRQRECTLTSVTSLDFDGETIRRVRYAEPCADLLPEAANVPGA
- a CDS encoding YceI family protein; its protein translation is MTVPSGLTSGTWSFDPSHSEVGFSVRHAGISKVRGSFKDVDAALTVGSSLEDSSISATISTASFTSGDENRDGHVKGADFFDVEQFPEMTFVSTSHEGSGETYRINGDLTIRGITKPVTLDAEFNGVAVDPFGATRAGVSASTSISRKDFGLTWNAALEAGGVLVGDKVTITIEAAFVAPAVATV
- a CDS encoding TlpA family protein disulfide reductase, which produces MITPVRPAPRRRLLTLRTALAFAVPVSLALTSCAADDPLAQQAAAGDGKNYIAGDGSVTEYAAGDRGEPVEVSGTLFDGTSVSSAEWDGQVTVLNFWYAACAPCREEAPDLVSLHDDYAPQGAAFYGVNIRDEKATAEAFERSFDIPYQSFADKDGGVLLDMTQYVPPQAVPTTIVLDREGRVSARILGLADRSTLKALISDALAE
- a CDS encoding AMP-binding protein: MELLPVHTPEGFDALGLLKPLAAALAGEGPAVAPHVRPDQVFGRELPNDEIAAVISTSGSTGTPKQTMLSVDALAASAMGTAFALKAEGQWLLTLPVHYVAGFQVLVRSLYAGTQPWVMDTSAGFTPQAFTDAAAELTDRVRFTSLVPTQLHRLLADPSPETLRLLRRFDAILLGGAPAGASLRSLARSQDLKIVETYGMSETCGGCVYDGTPLDGVELRSVDGRLRIGGPVLADGYLDAPGLTEEKFVFNSGQRWFVTDDAGEVATDGSATVHGRLDDVIITGALKVSATRVSDVIQALPGVEQAMVLGIRSEEWGTAVAAAIVGDVDADVVRQAVHVELGAHAVPKAIVTLDALPLLPGGKPDRRTIHTLLERA
- the ccsB gene encoding c-type cytochrome biogenesis protein CcsB — translated: MPQPVNAELGQVSELFMLLASIAYVAALIFFVLDLVRSSTTIGSLETRLAQEKATPALAGVGARGGSTSDAAPTAPATADDSMDYGSGPRRGAARIAVALTVLAAVIHGAAVVTRGIAANRVPWGNMYEFCTTGAFLVAAIFLITLTRKDLRFVGSFVVGLVVVMLCAATVGFPTPVARLIPALQSYWLIVHVSIAVASSALFTITFAMSVLQLLQSSREAKLLAGKADTAKFLRLVPSALSLENLAYRLNAIAFVGWTFTLMAGAIWAEQAWGRYWGWDTKEVWTFVIWTVYAGYLHARATRGWTGTRAAWLSIVGYLCIVFNFTIVNIYFSGLHSYSGV
- a CDS encoding DUF4229 domain-containing protein, with the translated sequence MAFLKFTALRLLLIVVFYVACVLLGLGLFLSAVVAAILAWCVTYLFARDLRDAAAATLQRRMAPGAPPVRTAVELDDAAAEDALDPNMPVNADRKPRRDAA